Within Oceanicoccus sp. KOV_DT_Chl, the genomic segment CTCACGGCCTTTGTTTTCACCTGCTTTAATATCGGTTGATAAATCAAAACCCAGTATCGCAATTGATAAAGTGGCCACCTGATTAACGCCTGCATTCAATGCTGCAGGATCAAAAGTCGCAGTAAAGGTATTTTGTTTCAGCTGTAGTGATAAATTGCCAGGCCGCTGCTCACTGTCACCACTGCTGAGCTTCGGTAACCGTTGCTGGCGATACCAGCCTTTCCACTCAGCACCATTGACCACAAACCCCGGCGTATAAACCTGACGCACATTACCCTGCCGCGCATGTTGCCGTTGCCGCAAAGAATATTGCGGGCTGGCAAAGCGATCAGGCCAGCCAATGTCATCCCAGTAATCCACATGAAACGCCACAGGAATAATTTTTTGCCAAAGATGCGGGTGATTTTTATAGCCGGATAAAAACGCATCCGCCGGAGGGCAGCTACTGCAACCTTCGGAGGTATACAGTTCAATTAATTGGGTTTGTTGCGGACCGCTATTTAAGCGCAATTCGGCAATACTGTAGTGACTGCACAGCAGCGATAAAAAAGAAACAGATAAAAATCGATGAATGATCATGGCAGCCCCAGCAAGTAATGACTGGGACTGCAAATTATCAAAACCGTTCCGTGTTAATCACCACACTCATCATCACTAACCGGTAAATTACACGTGAGACCACTACCT encodes:
- a CDS encoding DUF1223 domain-containing protein, with protein sequence MIIHRFLSVSFLSLLCSHYSIAELRLNSGPQQTQLIELYTSEGCSSCPPADAFLSGYKNHPHLWQKIIPVAFHVDYWDDIGWPDRFASPQYSLRQRQHARQGNVRQVYTPGFVVNGAEWKGWYRQQRLPKLSSGDSEQRPGNLSLQLKQNTFTATFDPAALNAGVNQVATLSIAILGFDLSTDIKAGENKGRELKHDFVVLALQHYRSNDMQWQGELPEVDKARQQTQQALAAWVSTSTAIKPLQAVAGWLPAP